In Rubrobacter radiotolerans DSM 5868, a genomic segment contains:
- a CDS encoding GuaB3 family IMP dehydrogenase-related protein codes for MDIEIGRGKTARRAYGLDEIAIVPSRRTRDPEDVDISWNLGDLHLDLPLLGSALDSAMDPTTAGLIGELGGLGVLNLEGLQTRYEDPGPVFEEIASLPQEKATRVMQELYSEPIKEELVFRRVQEIKDRGVIASASLTPQRVEKFHRAAIEAGLDVLVIQGTVVSAEHVSQQVEPLNLMEFIPALNVPVVVGGCASYSTALHLMRTGAVGVLVGVGPGRICTTRGVIGVGVPQATAIADAAAARMRHYLETGEYVNVIADGGMRTGGEVAKAFTCGADAVMLGSALAKAEEAPGRGYSWGMATFHPTLPRGTRIKTKIVGTMEEILVGPARENDGTLNLMGALRTSMATTGYQNIKEFQKAEVMFAPSLATEGKLEQTSQRVGMGS; via the coding sequence ATGGACATAGAGATAGGTCGGGGCAAGACGGCTCGCAGGGCCTACGGTCTCGATGAGATCGCCATCGTTCCGAGCCGCCGCACACGCGACCCCGAGGACGTTGACATCTCGTGGAACCTGGGGGATCTGCATCTCGACCTGCCGCTTCTCGGGAGCGCGCTCGACTCGGCGATGGACCCGACGACGGCGGGTCTGATCGGGGAGCTCGGCGGCCTCGGGGTCCTGAACCTCGAAGGTCTGCAGACCCGCTACGAGGACCCCGGCCCGGTCTTTGAGGAGATCGCCTCCCTCCCGCAGGAGAAGGCCACGCGGGTGATGCAGGAGCTCTACTCCGAGCCGATAAAGGAGGAGCTTGTCTTCCGGCGCGTCCAGGAGATAAAGGACCGGGGCGTTATCGCCTCGGCGAGCCTCACGCCCCAGCGGGTCGAGAAGTTCCACCGCGCCGCAATAGAGGCCGGGCTCGACGTGCTCGTCATACAGGGCACGGTCGTCTCGGCGGAGCATGTCTCGCAGCAGGTCGAGCCACTGAACCTCATGGAGTTCATCCCGGCGCTGAACGTCCCCGTCGTTGTCGGCGGGTGCGCGAGCTACTCGACGGCGCTCCACCTGATGCGGACCGGGGCGGTCGGCGTGCTAGTTGGGGTCGGGCCGGGGAGGATCTGCACGACGAGAGGCGTCATAGGCGTCGGCGTACCGCAGGCGACGGCGATCGCGGACGCAGCAGCGGCCCGGATGCGCCACTACCTGGAGACCGGCGAGTACGTGAACGTTATAGCCGACGGCGGGATGCGCACCGGAGGCGAGGTCGCGAAAGCCTTTACCTGCGGCGCGGACGCCGTGATGCTCGGGAGCGCGCTCGCAAAGGCCGAGGAGGCTCCCGGACGCGGGTACTCGTGGGGCATGGCGACCTTCCACCCGACGCTCCCGAGGGGAACGCGGATAAAGACGAAGATCGTAGGTACGATGGAGGAGATCCTCGTCGGCCCCGCCCGCGAGAACGACGGCACCCTGAACCTGATGGGCGCGCTCAGGACGAGCATGGCGACGACCGGCTACCAGAACATAAAGGAGTTCCAGAAGGCCGAGGTGATGTTCGCGCCGTCGCTTGCTACCGAGGGCAAGCTGGAGCAGACAAGCCAGCGCGTCGGGATGGGAAGCTAG
- the guaA gene encoding glutamine-hydrolyzing GMP synthase yields MEAAVILVLDFGGQYAQLIARRVREARVFSELIPYDTPVEDIKAREPDGIILSGGPNSVYGEGSPRVDEELFELGVPVLGICYGMQLMALTLGGEVAAVQIREYGRSDIFVTDDGGLFADTPEEQKAWTSHGDAVMSVPEGFTVTAETPSVPIIAFEDRERHRYGVQFHPEVKNTEYGEDILKNFLFEACGCDPSWTPVNIITDAVEKIREKVGSSKAICALSGGVDSAVAALLVHRAIGDNLTCVFVDHGLLRQNEAEQVVKTFGEESEIKLLHIDARQRFLDKLAGVTDPEEKRKIIGEEFIRVFEDESKKIEDASFLVQGTLYSDVIESGTRDAAKIKSHHNVGGLPERMDLDLVEPLRALFKDEVRVVGSELGMPERMVWRQPFPGPGLAIRIIGDVTAERLEILRKADAVLQDEIRSAGWYRKLWQSFAVLPAISSVGVMGDARTYAYPVVIRAVTSDDAMTADWARIPYDLLEKISNRIINEVPGVNRVALDITSKPPGTIEWE; encoded by the coding sequence CTGGAGGCGGCCGTGATCCTTGTCCTCGACTTCGGGGGACAGTACGCGCAGCTTATCGCCCGGCGGGTGCGCGAGGCGCGGGTATTCTCCGAGCTCATCCCCTACGACACGCCCGTCGAGGATATAAAGGCCCGCGAGCCAGACGGCATCATCCTCTCCGGCGGTCCGAACTCGGTCTACGGGGAGGGCTCGCCGCGCGTCGACGAGGAGCTTTTCGAGCTCGGGGTGCCGGTGCTAGGCATCTGCTACGGGATGCAGCTTATGGCGCTCACGCTCGGGGGAGAGGTGGCGGCGGTCCAGATCCGGGAGTACGGCCGCTCGGACATCTTCGTCACCGACGACGGGGGGCTCTTCGCAGACACGCCGGAGGAGCAGAAAGCCTGGACAAGCCACGGCGACGCCGTGATGAGCGTCCCGGAGGGCTTTACCGTGACGGCCGAGACGCCCTCGGTGCCGATCATCGCCTTCGAGGACCGCGAGCGGCACCGCTACGGGGTGCAGTTCCACCCGGAGGTCAAGAACACCGAGTACGGCGAGGACATCCTCAAGAACTTTCTTTTCGAGGCGTGCGGCTGCGACCCGAGCTGGACCCCGGTCAACATCATCACCGACGCGGTCGAGAAGATAAGGGAGAAGGTCGGCTCCTCGAAGGCGATCTGTGCTCTCTCTGGTGGCGTGGACTCGGCGGTCGCGGCGCTTCTCGTGCATCGGGCGATCGGCGACAACCTTACGTGCGTCTTTGTCGACCACGGCCTCCTGCGCCAGAACGAGGCCGAGCAGGTCGTGAAGACGTTCGGGGAGGAGTCGGAGATAAAGCTCCTCCACATAGACGCGAGGCAGCGTTTCCTGGACAAGCTCGCCGGAGTTACCGACCCGGAAGAGAAGCGGAAGATCATCGGCGAGGAGTTTATCCGGGTCTTCGAGGACGAGTCGAAGAAGATCGAGGACGCAAGCTTCCTCGTGCAGGGAACGCTCTACTCCGACGTTATTGAGAGCGGCACTCGCGACGCGGCAAAGATAAAGTCGCACCACAACGTCGGCGGCCTCCCGGAGCGCATGGACCTCGACCTCGTCGAGCCGCTGCGCGCGCTCTTCAAGGACGAGGTGCGCGTCGTCGGGAGCGAGCTCGGCATGCCCGAGCGGATGGTCTGGCGTCAGCCGTTCCCCGGCCCCGGCCTCGCCATAAGGATCATCGGAGACGTAACGGCCGAGCGGCTGGAGATCCTCCGCAAGGCCGACGCGGTCTTGCAGGACGAGATCCGCTCCGCCGGCTGGTACCGGAAGCTCTGGCAGTCGTTCGCCGTCCTCCCGGCGATAAGCTCCGTCGGTGTCATGGGCGACGCCCGGACCTACGCCTACCCGGTGGTTATCCGGGCCGTAACCTCCGACGACGCAATGACCGCCGACTGGGCGCGCATCCCCTACGACCTCCTCGAAAAGATAAGCAACCGCATCATCAACGAGGTCCCGGGCGTCAACCGCGTCGCCCTCGACATAACGAGCAAACCCCCCGGAACCATCGAGTGGGAGTAG
- a CDS encoding universal stress protein, which yields MSIFPTRILLATDGSEDARLANETAVDLAKSTNSELHVITVGGGQPDPAYYLETAVTYEQAYEAIKREAQDILDKQLKHIEELGGEVAGSYVRQGDRAREIVRLSEELDAGLIVLGSRGLGGLKRAFMGSVSDSVVRHAHCPVMVVRR from the coding sequence ATGAGCATCTTTCCGACGAGGATCCTGCTTGCGACGGACGGTTCTGAGGATGCGAGGCTCGCCAACGAGACGGCGGTGGACCTTGCGAAGAGCACGAACAGCGAGCTGCACGTGATAACGGTCGGTGGGGGGCAGCCGGACCCGGCGTACTATCTGGAGACGGCGGTGACCTACGAGCAGGCCTACGAGGCGATAAAGCGCGAGGCGCAGGACATCCTCGACAAGCAGCTGAAGCACATCGAGGAGCTTGGAGGAGAGGTCGCCGGAAGTTACGTGAGGCAGGGTGATCGGGCGCGGGAGATCGTCCGCCTGAGCGAAGAGCTTGACGCGGGCCTGATCGTCCTTGGAAGCCGCGGCCTCGGCGGGTTGAAGCGGGCCTTTATGGGGAGCGTCTCGGACTCCGTCGTGCGCCACGCTCACTGCCCGGTCATGGTCGTCCGCCGCTAA
- a CDS encoding endonuclease/exonuclease/phosphatase family protein produces MAVMLRLMDDIRQLVREVRRGRTGVSGESVRGEVPEREPGELRVMTFNVRGALHPDGLNAWRRRAALSVEVIRRWKPDLIGFQEFQRGNERTYARELSGYARELGPKYQNRMPYAYNAVLWDPERVELVKSDGFWLSETPEKFSGAWGTRQVRSANLLRLRLAGTDREFLHLNTHLDHRSVPARQNGARLIVDRLEKLRDVPAVVTGDFNAEPGRLVYRTFEEAGFADTHVLCGAGRQKTFHRFEGERFARGSGREFRMDWVLVRGGSGGSWKALGAEVVPDCDPPVFPSDHYPVVARLRLVGSGE; encoded by the coding sequence ATGGCGGTCATGCTGCGGCTCATGGACGACATCCGGCAGCTCGTTCGAGAGGTGCGGCGTGGCCGGACGGGTGTTTCGGGAGAGTCCGTTCGAGGGGAGGTCCCGGAGCGGGAGCCGGGAGAGCTTCGGGTGATGACGTTCAACGTCCGGGGGGCTCTGCATCCGGACGGGTTGAACGCCTGGAGGCGGCGCGCAGCGCTGAGCGTGGAGGTGATCCGTCGCTGGAAGCCGGACCTGATCGGCTTCCAGGAGTTCCAGCGCGGCAACGAGAGGACCTACGCTCGGGAGTTGTCCGGCTACGCGAGGGAGCTCGGGCCGAAGTACCAGAACAGGATGCCCTACGCCTACAACGCCGTGCTCTGGGACCCGGAGAGGGTCGAGCTCGTAAAGAGCGACGGCTTCTGGCTCTCTGAGACTCCGGAGAAGTTCTCCGGGGCGTGGGGGACGCGGCAGGTCCGATCGGCGAACCTCCTGCGGCTTCGCCTGGCAGGCACGGACCGGGAGTTCCTGCACCTGAACACGCACCTGGATCACCGCTCGGTCCCGGCCCGGCAGAACGGCGCGCGCCTGATCGTGGACCGGCTGGAGAAGCTCCGGGACGTGCCGGCGGTCGTTACCGGAGACTTCAACGCCGAGCCCGGGAGGCTCGTCTACCGGACCTTCGAAGAGGCCGGGTTCGCGGACACGCACGTCCTGTGCGGAGCCGGGCGGCAAAAGACCTTTCACCGCTTCGAGGGCGAGCGGTTCGCCAGGGGCTCCGGCCGGGAGTTCCGGATGGACTGGGTGCTCGTGCGCGGCGGCTCCGGAGGTTCGTGGAAGGCCCTCGGGGCGGAGGTCGTGCCCGACTGCGACCCGCCCGTCTTCCCGAGCGACCACTACCCCGTCGTCGCCCGGCTGCGTCTTGTCGGGAGCGGAGAGTAA
- the pstS gene encoding phosphate ABC transporter substrate-binding protein PstS gives MSKFARWKMLGAGLAFSALLVGCATAEETGTSGGGGGEGGDSGGGGTEPAQSIDAAGASFPAPLYSQILQQFAEAEGIQVNYQSIGSSGGREQFIQQNVSFGASDEPMDDEEMEQAGGEPVHIATVGGAVVPAYNLEGVEQLNFTGEVLAEIFLGNITNWNDPAIAELNPDADLPDAEITVVHRSDGSGTTNIWTSYLSAVSEEWANGPGPGGEVSWPTGVGGDGNEGVAGQIQQTPNSLGYVGLEYAVANDISYGSVGEEGNFVEPSVDSAQAALDAVADEIPDDLRVTVSELEPTGEGVYPITGLTWILVRQQMDDLAECKAVAETAWYMTHEGQELAPEQNYVPVSDDINATNEEFIRGMEAEGEPCYEG, from the coding sequence TTGAGCAAGTTCGCGCGCTGGAAAATGTTGGGGGCCGGGCTGGCGTTCTCCGCCCTGCTCGTGGGTTGCGCAACGGCCGAGGAGACCGGCACCTCCGGAGGTGGAGGCGGAGAGGGCGGAGATTCCGGCGGCGGAGGCACGGAGCCTGCGCAGAGCATAGACGCCGCAGGAGCCTCGTTCCCGGCGCCGCTCTACTCCCAGATCCTCCAGCAGTTCGCCGAAGCAGAGGGCATACAGGTCAACTACCAGTCCATCGGCTCCAGCGGCGGACGCGAGCAGTTCATTCAGCAGAACGTCTCCTTCGGGGCCTCGGACGAGCCGATGGACGACGAGGAGATGGAGCAGGCCGGAGGCGAGCCGGTCCACATCGCTACGGTCGGTGGGGCGGTCGTGCCGGCGTACAACCTCGAAGGCGTCGAGCAGCTCAACTTCACGGGCGAGGTCCTTGCGGAGATCTTTCTCGGGAACATCACGAACTGGAACGACCCGGCGATAGCGGAGCTGAACCCGGACGCGGACCTGCCGGATGCCGAGATCACGGTCGTGCACCGCTCCGACGGCTCGGGGACGACGAACATCTGGACGAGCTACCTCTCGGCTGTAAGCGAGGAGTGGGCGAACGGCCCCGGACCGGGCGGCGAGGTGAGCTGGCCGACCGGTGTCGGCGGCGACGGCAATGAGGGTGTTGCGGGCCAGATCCAGCAGACCCCCAACTCGCTCGGCTACGTCGGGCTCGAGTACGCGGTCGCGAACGACATCTCCTACGGCAGCGTCGGCGAGGAGGGCAACTTTGTCGAGCCGAGCGTGGATAGCGCGCAGGCCGCCCTCGATGCGGTTGCCGACGAGATACCGGACGACCTGCGCGTTACGGTCTCCGAGCTTGAGCCGACCGGCGAGGGTGTGTACCCGATAACGGGCCTGACCTGGATCCTCGTCAGGCAGCAGATGGATGACCTTGCGGAGTGCAAGGCGGTCGCCGAGACGGCCTGGTACATGACCCACGAGGGGCAGGAGCTCGCTCCGGAGCAGAACTACGTCCCCGTCTCCGACGACATAAACGCAACGAACGAGGAGTTTATCCGGGGCATGGAAGCGGAGGGCGAGCCCTGCTACGAGGGATAA
- the pstC gene encoding phosphate ABC transporter permease subunit PstC: MKKLRRGNAGDTIFQIIVFLFGVSVLALIVGIVFQLWIQSGQIREEYGFFRSLTNAVYNPNAGEFGALPFIYGTLVTAFNAIILAGPIGLGIAAFLVEIAPRSVNRVVGFLVEMLAAIPSIVYGLWGFFVLAPFMSNTVVPLIQGSPLGLLPIFQGNFVPATVFTASIVLAIMILPTVAAISRDVIRAVPDAQREAMLALGATRWEMFSRAVLPYAKSGVLGALILGLGRAAGETMAVTFIIGNRPEIFTSFFSQGATIASQIAAQFPEAGGLTLSFLIQIGLVLFIITIIINVGARGLVALLMRGPEGGMRS; encoded by the coding sequence TTGAAGAAGCTGAGGCGCGGGAACGCGGGGGACACGATCTTCCAGATCATCGTGTTCCTCTTCGGGGTCTCGGTGCTCGCTCTTATTGTCGGCATCGTGTTTCAGCTCTGGATCCAGAGCGGCCAGATCCGCGAGGAGTACGGGTTCTTCCGGTCCCTCACGAACGCCGTGTACAACCCGAACGCCGGAGAGTTCGGGGCGCTGCCGTTTATCTACGGGACGCTCGTTACGGCGTTCAACGCGATCATCCTCGCCGGACCGATCGGACTCGGCATCGCGGCGTTTCTCGTGGAGATCGCCCCGCGGTCGGTCAACCGCGTGGTCGGCTTCCTTGTCGAGATGCTTGCGGCGATCCCGTCCATCGTGTACGGGCTCTGGGGCTTCTTCGTGCTCGCGCCGTTCATGAGCAACACCGTCGTGCCGCTCATTCAGGGGAGCCCGCTCGGGCTGCTGCCGATCTTCCAGGGCAACTTTGTTCCGGCGACGGTCTTTACGGCCTCTATTGTGCTCGCGATCATGATCCTCCCGACGGTCGCGGCGATAAGCCGGGACGTTATCCGGGCCGTGCCCGACGCGCAGCGCGAGGCTATGCTCGCGCTCGGGGCGACGCGCTGGGAGATGTTCAGCCGGGCGGTCCTGCCGTACGCCAAGAGCGGCGTGCTCGGGGCTCTTATCCTCGGGCTCGGGCGCGCGGCCGGAGAGACGATGGCCGTTACGTTCATTATCGGGAACCGGCCGGAGATCTTCACCTCGTTCTTCTCGCAGGGAGCCACGATAGCCTCGCAGATCGCGGCCCAGTTCCCGGAGGCGGGGGGGCTCACGCTCTCGTTCCTGATCCAGATCGGGCTCGTCCTCTTTATAATCACGATCATCATCAACGTTGGAGCGAGGGGGCTCGTCGCCCTGCTCATGCGCGGACCCGAAGGGGGGATGAGGAGTTGA
- the pstA gene encoding phosphate ABC transporter permease PstA → MSAQSTGRQSSLSGGGTGHAKRRRLMDRVMTVIAYACAALALIPLVWITVYVIYRGLGAWNVQFFTELPQLYGDGGGIRNGITGTLFIVGMASAMGIPFGVMAGIYLAEYGDNRFAAAIRFLTDTLTGVPSIVIGLFAFGIVVVNTGGFNAFAGAFALAVMMIPIIARTTEEIIRLVPDSIREASLALGVPRWKTILRVVLPTALSGVITGVILSVARVAGETAPLILTILGTNFPITLDPFGGPSTTLSLQVFQLAGQPSPEVRDVAWGAALLLIIFVLGMSIGARVLFRGNSSIR, encoded by the coding sequence TTGAGCGCTCAGTCGACCGGTCGCCAGTCGAGCCTCTCGGGGGGCGGCACGGGCCACGCCAAGCGGCGCAGGCTGATGGACCGGGTGATGACGGTTATCGCCTACGCCTGCGCGGCGCTCGCGCTTATCCCGCTCGTGTGGATCACGGTCTACGTCATCTACCGGGGCCTTGGGGCCTGGAACGTGCAGTTCTTTACGGAGCTTCCGCAGCTCTACGGCGACGGGGGCGGCATCAGGAACGGCATCACGGGCACGCTCTTTATTGTCGGGATGGCGAGCGCGATGGGCATTCCGTTCGGGGTGATGGCCGGCATATACCTCGCCGAGTACGGCGACAACAGGTTCGCCGCGGCGATCCGCTTTCTGACCGATACGCTCACGGGCGTGCCCTCGATAGTTATCGGGCTCTTCGCCTTCGGGATCGTGGTCGTGAACACCGGGGGATTCAACGCCTTTGCCGGAGCGTTCGCTCTCGCGGTGATGATGATCCCGATCATCGCCCGGACGACGGAGGAGATCATCCGCCTCGTGCCGGACTCTATTCGGGAGGCGTCGCTCGCGCTCGGCGTGCCGCGCTGGAAGACAATTCTGCGGGTCGTGCTCCCGACGGCGCTCAGCGGCGTGATAACGGGGGTCATCCTCTCGGTCGCGCGGGTCGCCGGGGAGACCGCGCCGCTTATCCTCACGATCCTCGGCACGAACTTCCCGATCACACTCGACCCGTTCGGAGGTCCCTCGACGACGCTCTCCCTGCAGGTCTTCCAGCTCGCCGGGCAGCCTTCGCCGGAGGTTCGGGATGTTGCATGGGGGGCGGCTCTTCTGCTTATAATCTTCGTTCTCGGCATGAGCATCGGAGCCCGGGTGCTGTTCAGGGGAAATTCCTCGATAAGGTAG
- the pstB gene encoding phosphate ABC transporter ATP-binding protein PstB, which translates to MEVRDLDMFYGSFKALQGVNMKIRKNHITALIGPSGCGKSTYIRSLNRMHEIIPGARVDGHVTLDGEDIYASDVDPVRVRRRVGMVFQKPNPFPTMSIYDNVVAGLKLGRKRKKSELDEVVERTLTQAALWGEVKDKLKAGGTSLSGGQQQRLCIARTLAMEPEVILMDEPASALDPVSTQKIEDAMLELKEFYTVVIVTHNMQQASRVSDYTGFFFITDQGQPGQLWELDRTEKIFSNPERKETEDYVTGRFG; encoded by the coding sequence ATGGAGGTCAGGGACCTCGACATGTTCTACGGCTCCTTCAAAGCGCTTCAGGGCGTGAACATGAAGATCCGCAAGAACCACATCACGGCGCTCATCGGTCCGTCGGGCTGCGGCAAGAGCACCTACATCCGAAGCCTCAACCGGATGCACGAGATCATCCCGGGCGCGCGCGTGGACGGCCACGTTACCCTCGACGGGGAGGACATCTACGCCTCCGACGTCGACCCGGTGAGGGTCCGCCGGCGGGTCGGGATGGTCTTCCAGAAGCCGAACCCGTTCCCGACGATGTCCATCTACGACAACGTCGTCGCGGGCCTGAAGCTCGGCCGCAAGCGCAAGAAGAGCGAGCTCGACGAGGTCGTCGAGCGCACCCTGACGCAGGCGGCGCTCTGGGGCGAGGTGAAGGACAAGCTCAAGGCCGGCGGCACCTCTCTCTCGGGCGGCCAGCAGCAGCGTCTGTGCATCGCCCGGACGCTTGCGATGGAGCCGGAGGTCATTCTCATGGACGAGCCGGCGAGCGCCCTCGACCCGGTCTCCACCCAGAAGATAGAGGACGCCATGCTGGAGCTCAAGGAGTTCTACACGGTCGTTATCGTGACGCACAACATGCAGCAGGCCTCGCGCGTCTCGGACTACACGGGCTTCTTCTTTATCACGGATCAGGGCCAGCCGGGACAGCTCTGGGAGCTCGACCGCACGGAGAAGATCTTCTCCAACCCCGAACGCAAGGAGACGGAGGACTACGTTACCGGTCGCTTCGGCTAG
- a CDS encoding phosphate signaling complex PhoU family protein, translated as MARETFQQELDELISEVIVLGRDVIGTLEKMVKAMEGDASAASSEVGVDSSYKARGQRIESECLILQLRQAPVAKDLRLIYSAMSLTNHIVRSGTLAEHICQAIADTAGHERDEDLQQSLTEMARTARNIFRQGLDVFETRDIDRAHDLQASDDKVDLLYSEALNLIANPPDSGSGTPEWRMRAALMVHYLERIADHGVDIGGMTVFLVTGERIQDAMEQYMNRDLPDD; from the coding sequence ATGGCTCGCGAGACCTTCCAGCAAGAGCTCGACGAACTGATCTCCGAGGTCATCGTCCTCGGACGGGACGTGATAGGGACGCTCGAAAAGATGGTCAAGGCGATGGAGGGCGACGCTTCGGCCGCCTCCTCCGAGGTCGGCGTCGACTCCAGCTACAAGGCTCGCGGCCAGCGCATCGAGAGCGAGTGCCTGATCCTCCAGCTCCGTCAGGCGCCGGTCGCAAAGGACTTGCGTCTGATCTACTCTGCGATGAGCCTCACAAACCATATCGTCCGCTCCGGGACCCTCGCCGAGCACATCTGTCAGGCCATCGCCGACACGGCGGGCCACGAGCGCGACGAGGACCTTCAGCAGTCCCTCACCGAGATGGCCCGGACTGCCCGCAACATCTTTCGCCAGGGCCTCGATGTCTTCGAGACGCGCGACATCGACCGCGCCCACGACCTTCAGGCCTCGGACGACAAGGTCGACCTTCTCTACTCCGAAGCCTTGAACCTTATAGCGAACCCCCCCGACTCGGGCTCCGGCACCCCTGAGTGGCGGATGCGCGCCGCCCTCATGGTCCACTACCTGGAGCGCATCGCCGACCACGGCGTCGACATCGGCGGCATGACCGTCTTTCTCGTTACCGGAGAACGCATCCAGGACGCAATGGAACAGTACATGAACCGGGATCTCCCGGACGACTAG
- a CDS encoding RrF2 family transcriptional regulator — MRLTKKSKYAARALVEIAVNGCEPIGVAEIARRQRIPERFLEQIFGDLRRAGILESRRGAHGGYCFAVPTDQVTLLDIIEVLDGEIRPAKCSAGGVCYIDDAPLCSTSKVWDEARIALEAVFGRYTIANLAEAEKESRRTGREAATLLN; from the coding sequence ATGAGGTTGACGAAGAAGAGCAAGTACGCCGCGAGGGCTCTGGTCGAGATCGCAGTGAACGGCTGCGAGCCGATCGGGGTCGCAGAGATCGCGCGCCGCCAGCGCATCCCGGAGCGTTTCCTGGAGCAGATCTTCGGCGACCTCAGACGGGCGGGCATCCTCGAGAGCCGCCGGGGGGCGCACGGGGGCTACTGCTTCGCCGTGCCGACCGACCAGGTAACTCTCCTCGACATCATCGAGGTGCTTGACGGGGAGATAAGGCCCGCCAAGTGCAGCGCGGGGGGCGTCTGCTACATAGACGACGCGCCGCTGTGCTCGACGAGCAAGGTCTGGGACGAGGCGCGCATCGCCCTCGAAGCGGTCTTCGGGCGCTACACGATCGCGAACCTCGCCGAGGCCGAGAAGGAGAGCCGCCGCACGGGCCGCGAGGCGGCGACCCTCCTCAACTAG
- a CDS encoding class I SAM-dependent methyltransferase, whose product MARRLAGLDLAGKTGVELGCGIGLPSAVAARRGASVTLTDHYAPALDFAAHNVLENSGVEAETRLLDWHRPGEGLEGLGPFDLVLAADVLYERRNVAPLADLVPKLLAEGGEALFADPRRAGGELFLREMERRGFSVRSEAAVVVEDGRPVNVAVHSLRRG is encoded by the coding sequence CTGGCGCGCCGCCTCGCCGGGCTCGACCTTGCCGGAAAGACGGGCGTCGAGCTCGGGTGCGGCATCGGGCTACCCTCCGCCGTCGCCGCCCGGCGCGGGGCCTCTGTAACCCTCACCGACCATTACGCCCCCGCCCTCGACTTCGCCGCGCACAACGTTCTTGAGAACTCCGGGGTCGAAGCAGAGACACGCCTGCTCGACTGGCACCGGCCCGGTGAGGGGCTCGAAGGTCTCGGCCCCTTCGACCTCGTGCTCGCGGCGGACGTCCTCTACGAACGGCGCAACGTAGCGCCGCTCGCGGACCTCGTCCCGAAGCTCCTTGCGGAGGGGGGCGAGGCGCTTTTCGCCGATCCGCGCCGGGCCGGAGGAGAGCTCTTCCTTCGGGAGATGGAGCGGCGCGGCTTCAGCGTGAGGAGCGAGGCCGCCGTAGTCGTCGAGGACGGGCGGCCCGTCAACGTCGCGGTCCACTCGCTCAGACGCGGCTAA
- a CDS encoding TetR/AcrR family transcriptional regulator gives MTISGAETRSRILEAAWELVGERGSTNGVTVAEIAAAAGVSRQLVYFHFENRAGLLAAMARHHDVASGFAERVAACGELPPAKGLEELVRAWLGYIPEILPVARALEAAEISGEEGGAAWRDRMGSLWKVFRDAVGRVEKDGQLAEGWTVRTAADWVWARSHLDTWQHLVVECGWSSEDYEEQTVRSILAEVLSSPG, from the coding sequence ATGACGATCTCTGGAGCGGAGACGCGTTCCCGCATTTTGGAAGCGGCATGGGAGTTGGTGGGGGAGCGAGGGAGTACGAACGGGGTAACGGTGGCGGAGATCGCCGCCGCCGCCGGAGTGTCGCGGCAGTTGGTGTACTTCCACTTCGAGAACCGGGCGGGGCTTTTGGCGGCGATGGCCCGACATCACGACGTTGCGAGCGGGTTTGCCGAGAGGGTCGCCGCCTGCGGGGAGCTACCTCCCGCGAAGGGATTGGAGGAGCTGGTGCGGGCGTGGCTGGGATACATACCCGAGATACTGCCGGTGGCGCGGGCGCTTGAGGCGGCGGAGATCTCGGGCGAGGAGGGCGGGGCTGCGTGGCGCGACCGCATGGGTAGTCTGTGGAAGGTCTTTCGCGACGCCGTAGGTAGGGTGGAGAAGGACGGCCAGCTCGCGGAGGGGTGGACCGTACGAACCGCAGCGGACTGGGTGTGGGCGCGCAGCCATCTGGATACCTGGCAGCACCTGGTAGTCGAGTGCGGCTGGTCTTCGGAGGACTACGAGGAGCAGACGGTTCGCTCTATCCTGGCGGAGGTGCTATCGTCGCCCGGCTGA